A window of the Streptomyces sp. NBC_00454 genome harbors these coding sequences:
- a CDS encoding TetR/AcrR family transcriptional regulator, translating into MGRPKNFEPDVVIAQAMEAFWTNGYAGTSPADLAEATGVAKGSLYHAFGSKRELFGKALELYDRAGSEMTEELLARPGATRECIRDYLIFLVDTDLNGPVRRGCLGANTALELGGRDEEATRAVQRMGQHTIQLLTARIEQGRRDGDVAPEVDAGAQAQFLLNTIVGLRVMAKSFDRPILHGIIDTALAGL; encoded by the coding sequence ATGGGCAGGCCGAAGAACTTCGAACCGGACGTGGTCATCGCGCAGGCGATGGAGGCTTTCTGGACCAATGGCTACGCCGGCACCTCCCCCGCCGATCTCGCGGAGGCCACCGGGGTGGCCAAGGGGAGCCTGTACCACGCCTTCGGATCCAAGCGTGAGCTGTTCGGCAAGGCCCTCGAGCTCTACGATCGCGCCGGCTCCGAGATGACCGAGGAGCTCCTCGCGCGGCCCGGTGCGACCAGGGAGTGCATCCGCGACTACCTGATCTTCCTGGTGGATACGGACCTGAACGGGCCCGTCAGGCGTGGCTGCCTCGGCGCCAACACCGCGCTGGAGCTCGGCGGTCGGGACGAGGAGGCCACCCGGGCGGTTCAGCGCATGGGGCAGCACACCATCCAGCTCCTCACCGCCCGGATCGAGCAGGGGCGACGCGACGGTGATGTCGCCCCGGAGGTCGACGCCGGGGCGCAGGCCCAGTTCCTCCTGAACACGATCGTGGGGCTGCGCGTCATGGCCAAGTCGTTCGACAGGCCGATCTTGC